From a region of the Nitrospira sp. genome:
- a CDS encoding recombinase family protein, translated as MTTVKRVALYARVSTDGQSVENQLRELREVAERHGWQIVKEYVDKGISGAKGRDERPQFNAVLNGVARKEFDLVAAWSVDRLGRSLQHLIGFLNELHAKKVDLYLHQQGIDTTTPAGRAMFSMLGVFGEFERSMIQERVKAGLKRAVAQGKVLGRPMINGEIEQKVLALRAKGQGIIKIAKTVGIGVGTVSRMVKA; from the coding sequence ATGACCACAGTCAAGCGAGTAGCCTTATACGCACGTGTCTCGACAGACGGACAGAGCGTAGAGAATCAGCTTCGGGAACTGCGAGAGGTCGCGGAGCGGCATGGATGGCAGATCGTTAAGGAGTACGTCGATAAGGGCATTTCTGGAGCCAAGGGACGCGATGAGAGGCCACAATTCAACGCAGTCCTCAATGGGGTAGCCCGCAAGGAGTTTGACCTTGTTGCGGCCTGGTCTGTAGATCGTCTAGGCCGGAGCCTTCAGCATCTCATCGGCTTCTTGAATGAACTACACGCCAAGAAGGTTGACCTCTATTTGCATCAACAGGGCATCGACACCACCACTCCCGCAGGCCGTGCGATGTTCTCCATGCTAGGCGTCTTCGGGGAGTTTGAACGGTCGATGATTCAGGAGCGCGTCAAGGCCGGGCTCAAGCGAGCCGTCGCGCAAGGGAAGGTCCTAGGTAGGCCGATGATTAACGGGGAGATCGAACAGAAGGTTCTCGCTCTCCGAGCCAAGGGGCAGGGCATTATCAAGATAGCCAAGACCGTAGGCATCGGCGTAGGTACCGTGTCCCGAATGGTGAAAGCCTAG